The genome window TGTGTCAGCAGCTGAACCCCTACCGGGAGCATCGCCGTGCGATATTCGTCCTTCTTGATCTCACGCGGAACGCCGATTTTCATATCTGCCTCCCTTCGGTCGCAAGTATAAGCTCCAATGTTTGAAAAGGCTCTTCTGATGTTGTAAGTTTTTTGAATGGCTTTTGATCCGGCAAAGCATCATCGGCGGTCGATTCGGTTGAAAGGCCACGATTATTCGGGCGGCGGGCTCTATTTCATCACGCTGTGTGCCCATCGCGAATTCATTGCAGCGGCGGGGGCGACATGCATGTCGCCCGTACGGGAAATTATTGCGGAAGAATGGATGCGGTGCGGCGAGGTGCGCGATGATGTGTTTCCCGGTGAATTTGTTGTGATGCCCGATCATTTTCATGGATTGATCAAAATTCGTCCCGGCCAGTCCGAATTAGGACATGTCATCGGTTCATTTAAAGCCGCAGTTTCACGGCGAATCCGCGGTAGGGGCGACTCGCAAGTCGCCCTCTCTTCCGACACCGCCCCGAATGTGCGCATCTGGCACCGCAATTATTATGAAATGATCGTCCGCACGCCCGAAGCCGCCGAAAACATTCGCCAGTACATCCGCATGAACCCGTGGAAATGCATTCAGAATTTTGGCAACGGGCTGCGCGGCATGGGAAACCCCGCCCTGTGGAATGCCGAAAAACTCGGCGTCCTGTGTTCGCGCGTCGGGGCGGCACGCATGCCGCCCATTCCCGATGCTGCTGTTTATCTCGGCGGCTTCCATTCCCCGCCCGAAAAGCAAATCCTCGAAGAGCTTCTGAAGCGCCGCGCCAAAATCATCATCTGCCCCGCTTGGGATTTGGGATCTATACGGGCGACATGCATGTCGCCCCTGCAAGAAAACCGCCTGCTCATTTT of Tichowtungia aerotolerans contains these proteins:
- a CDS encoding transposase — encoded protein: MAFDPAKHHRRSIRLKGHDYSGGGLYFITLCAHREFIAAAGATCMSPVREIIAEEWMRCGEVRDDVFPGEFVVMPDHFHGLIKIRPGQSELGHVIGSFKAAVSRRIRGRGDSQVALSSDTAPNVRIWHRNYYEMIVRTPEAAENIRQYIRMNPWKCIQNFGNGLRGMGNPALWNAEKLGVLCSRVGAARMPPIPDAAVYLGGFHSPPEKQILEELLKRRAKIIICPAWDLGSIRATCMSPLQENRLLILEMKNRDGNLAAAEARNRFVIQNADRLYTPLITPGGMLDRLLREHG